In one window of Azospirillum ramasamyi DNA:
- a CDS encoding ABC transporter permease: MTSLTDTSADLARAERKARRTHTLNRIASALATIGLGWLAPLLRLAAGENPRQQGVELWRQMGIPLTAILLFLAAWGWAAPQVQTSLGAIPGPAQVWEQATNLYADHKAERAKEAAFYERQEKRNAEILAKNPKAEVKTRPYAGKPTYLDQIVTSLKTVFTGFLLGALVAVPLGVASGLSPTVNAAINPLIQIFKPVSPLAWLPLVTMVVSATVSGSDPLFEKSFLTSAITVTLCSLWPTLINTAVGVSSIDRDLMNVGKVLQLSGFTMVRRLVLPSALPYIFTGLRLSLGVGWMVLIAAEMLAQNPGLGKFVWDEFQNGSSSSLAKIMVAVFTIGLIGFLLDRLMLALQSAVSHSPAR; the protein is encoded by the coding sequence ATGACCAGCCTGACCGACACCTCAGCCGACCTCGCCCGCGCCGAGCGCAAGGCCCGCCGCACGCACACCCTGAACCGTATCGCTTCCGCCCTGGCCACAATCGGCCTCGGCTGGCTGGCGCCGCTGCTGCGGCTTGCCGCCGGCGAGAATCCGCGCCAGCAGGGTGTCGAGCTGTGGCGCCAGATGGGCATCCCGCTGACCGCCATCCTGCTGTTCCTCGCCGCCTGGGGCTGGGCCGCCCCGCAGGTGCAGACCAGCCTGGGCGCCATCCCCGGCCCGGCCCAGGTGTGGGAGCAGGCGACCAACCTCTACGCCGACCACAAGGCCGAACGCGCCAAGGAAGCCGCCTTCTACGAGCGCCAGGAGAAGCGCAACGCCGAGATCCTGGCGAAGAACCCGAAGGCGGAGGTCAAGACCCGCCCCTATGCCGGCAAGCCGACCTACCTCGACCAGATCGTCACCAGCCTGAAGACGGTCTTCACCGGCTTCCTGCTGGGTGCGCTGGTGGCGGTGCCGCTGGGGGTGGCGAGCGGCCTGTCGCCGACGGTCAACGCCGCGATCAACCCGCTGATCCAGATCTTCAAGCCGGTGTCGCCGCTGGCCTGGCTGCCGCTGGTCACAATGGTGGTCAGCGCCACCGTGTCGGGCAGCGACCCGCTGTTCGAGAAGTCCTTCCTCACCTCAGCCATCACCGTCACGCTGTGCTCGCTGTGGCCGACGCTGATCAACACGGCGGTCGGCGTGTCCTCCATCGACCGCGACCTGATGAATGTCGGCAAGGTGCTGCAGCTGTCGGGCTTCACCATGGTGCGCCGCCTCGTCCTGCCGTCCGCCCTGCCCTACATCTTCACCGGCCTGCGGCTGTCGCTGGGCGTGGGCTGGATGGTGCTGATCGCCGCGGAAATGCTGGCCCAGAACCCCGGCCTCGGCAAATTCGTGTGGGACGAGTTCCAGAACGGCTCCTCCAGTTCGCTGGCCAAGATCATGGTGGCGGTCTTCACCATCGGCCTGATCGGCTTCCTGCTCGACCGCCTGATGCTGGCGCTGCAGTCCGCCGTCAGCCACAGCCCCGCCCGCTAA
- a CDS encoding CmpA/NrtA family ABC transporter substrate-binding protein — MAQTLPTLRHLLASAAPVAIAVAALTAGASAIAAPLDVEKDQLKLGFIKLTDMAPLAIAAEKGFFEDEGLSVTLEPQANWKVLLDRVISGELDGAHMLAGQPLGATIGFGTKAHIVTAFSMDLNGNGITLSNEVWQKMKPNVPKGADGKPVHPIKADALKPVIAQYRAEGKPFNMGMVFPVSTHNYELRYWLASGGINPGFYSPTDVSGQIGADALLSVTPPPQMPATLESGTIYGYSVGEPWNQQAVMKGIGVPVITDTEIWKNNPEKVFGVTDDWAGKNPKTHLAVVKALIRAAQWLDENENANRAEAVKILAKSEYVGADAKVIANSMTGTFEYEKGDKRDVPDFNVFFRYNATYPFYSDAVWYLTQMRRWGQIAEAKPDAWYDETARKVYKPDIYLQAAKLLVEEGKVKQADFPWSSDGYKPVDNGFIDGIPYDGRKPNDYLAKQPIGLKGDQKVEGGQVVGG; from the coding sequence CCTTCCCACCCTCCGCCACCTTCTCGCATCCGCCGCCCCAGTCGCCATTGCCGTCGCCGCCCTGACGGCGGGCGCCTCCGCCATCGCCGCCCCGCTCGACGTCGAGAAGGACCAGCTGAAGCTCGGCTTCATCAAGCTGACCGACATGGCGCCGCTCGCCATCGCCGCCGAAAAGGGCTTCTTCGAGGATGAAGGGCTGTCGGTGACGCTGGAGCCCCAGGCGAACTGGAAGGTCCTGCTCGACCGCGTGATCTCCGGCGAACTGGACGGCGCCCATATGCTGGCCGGCCAGCCGCTGGGCGCCACCATCGGCTTCGGCACCAAGGCGCACATCGTCACCGCCTTTTCCATGGACCTGAACGGCAACGGCATCACGCTGTCGAACGAGGTCTGGCAGAAGATGAAGCCCAATGTGCCGAAGGGCGCCGACGGCAAGCCGGTCCACCCGATCAAGGCCGATGCCCTGAAGCCGGTGATCGCCCAGTACAGGGCGGAGGGCAAGCCCTTCAACATGGGGATGGTCTTCCCGGTCTCGACCCACAATTACGAACTGCGCTATTGGCTGGCGTCGGGCGGGATCAATCCCGGCTTCTACAGCCCGACCGACGTGTCGGGCCAGATCGGTGCCGACGCGCTGCTGTCCGTCACCCCGCCGCCGCAGATGCCGGCGACGCTGGAGTCCGGCACCATCTACGGCTACAGCGTGGGCGAGCCGTGGAACCAGCAGGCGGTGATGAAGGGCATCGGCGTCCCCGTCATCACCGACACCGAGATCTGGAAGAACAACCCCGAAAAGGTCTTCGGCGTCACCGACGACTGGGCTGGCAAGAACCCCAAGACCCATCTGGCCGTCGTCAAGGCGCTGATCCGCGCCGCCCAGTGGCTGGACGAGAACGAGAACGCCAACCGCGCCGAAGCGGTGAAGATCCTCGCCAAATCCGAATATGTCGGCGCCGACGCCAAGGTGATCGCCAATTCGATGACCGGCACCTTCGAATATGAGAAGGGCGACAAGCGCGACGTTCCCGATTTCAACGTCTTCTTCCGCTACAACGCGACCTATCCCTTCTATTCCGACGCCGTCTGGTACCTGACCCAGATGCGCCGCTGGGGCCAGATCGCCGAGGCCAAGCCCGACGCCTGGTACGACGAGACCGCGCGCAAGGTCTACAAGCCCGACATCTATCTCCAGGCGGCGAAACTGCTGGTCGAGGAAGGCAAGGTCAAGCAGGCCGACTTCCCGTGGAGCAGCGACGGCTACAAGCCGGTCGATAACGGCTTCATCGACGGCATCCCCTATGACGGCCGCAAGCCGAACGACTACCTCGCCAAGCAGCCCATCGGCCTGAAGGGCGACCAGAAAGTCGAGGGCGGTCAGGTGGTCGGGGGCTGA